The following proteins come from a genomic window of Triticum aestivum cultivar Chinese Spring chromosome 6A, IWGSC CS RefSeq v2.1, whole genome shotgun sequence:
- the LOC123128075 gene encoding pentatricopeptide repeat-containing protein At1g31920-like → MVGGLVLPQPQHQAATPRTSAPAPATTTQALEQAPCCATVSARPVRGLDEVRKAHARNFKLGLDRSPPHLRPLLAACALGEWPGSMEYAAAIFSTLDEPEAFDYNTLMRGHVVGGRDPAAALRLYVDMLNDGVEPDGYTFPFVLKACAQLAALRQGRQLQGHAVKFGFLGHDDHAQNSLISFYGKCGEPELARRAFEQMEAGERTAASWSALLAAYTKAGWWADCLDSFAAMARDGWRPDESSMVSALSACAHLGAYDVGRSVHSALLRNTVTLNTFMETSLVDMYAKCGCIEKATAVFDGMDGKKNEWTYSAMVSGLALHGDGRKALQVFDAMIREGHQPDEAVYVGVLNACSRSGLLEEGLRCFDRMRLERKVAPNAQHYGCMVDLMARAGRLDEARALIGSMPTGPTDTAWRSLLNACRIHGDIELAERALRELARLGGAVNAGDYIILADMHARAANWDEAAALRTEAVERGLAQAPGFSAVEVHGEMHRFTSQDRSHPRTADIYEMLHQMEWQLRFEGYKPDTSEVALDADDEEKRSAVAAHSQKLAMAFGLLSTPEGTPVRVVTNLRMSKECHAYSALISEIFGREVVVRDRKRFHRFRRGTCSCGNYW, encoded by the coding sequence ATGGTGGGAGGTCTAGTGCTCCCCCAGCCGCAGCACCAGGCCGCCACGCCAAGAACCTCCGCCCCGGCGCCGGCGACGACAACGCAGGCGCTGGAGCAGGCGCCATGCTGCGCCACGGTCTCGGCGCGGCCCGTGCGGGGCCTGGACGAGGTCAGGAAGGCGCACGCGAGGAACTTCAAGCTCGGCCTCGACCGCTCCCCGCCGCACCTGCGGCCGCTCCTCGCGGCGTGCGCGCTCGGGGAGTGGCCGGGCAGCATGGAGTacgcggcggccatcttctccaCGCTCGACGAGCCGGAGGCGTTCGACTACAACACACTGATGCGCGGCCACGTCGTCGGTGGCCGCGACCCCGCGGCCGCTCTGCGGCTGTACGTCGACATGCTGAACGACGGCGTCGAGCCCGACGGCTACACGTTCCCGTTCGTCCTCAAGGCGTGCGCGCAGCTCGCGGCATTGCGGCAAGGGAGGCAGCTGCAGGGACACGCCGTGAAGTTCGGGTTCCTCGGGCACGACGACCACGCGCAGAACAGCCTCATCAGCTTCTACGGCAAGTGCGGCGAGCCGGAGCTGGCGCGCCGGGCGTTCGAGCAGATGGAGGCCGGGGAGAGGACGGCGGCGTCCTGGAGCGCGCTGCTCGCGGCGTACACCAAGGCCGGGTGGTGGGCTGATTGCCTCGACTCATTCGCCGCGATGGCGCGCGACGGGTGGAGGCCCGACGAGAGCTCCATGGTGAGCGCGCTCTCGGCGTGCGCGCACCTGGGCGCCTACGACGTCGGCCGGAGCGTCCACTCCGCGCTGCTCAGGAATACCGTGACGCTGAACACGTTCATGGAGACGTCCCTGGTGGACATGTACGCCAAGTGCGGCTGCATCGAGAAGGCGACGGCGGTGTTCGACGGCATGGACGGCAAGAAGAACGAGTGGACGTACAGCGCCATGGTGTCCGGCTTGGCGTTGCACGGGGACGGGCGTAAGGCGCTGCAGGTGTTCGACGCGATGATCAGGGAGGGACACCAGCCCGACGAGGCCGTGTACGTCGGCGTGCTCAACGCGTGCAGCCGCTCGGGGCTGCTCGAGGAAGGCCTCCGGTGCTTCGATCGGATGCGGCTCGAGCGCAAGGTGGCTCCCAACGCGCAGCACTACGGCTGCATGGTGGACCTCATGGCCCGCGCCGGGAGGCTGGACGAGGCGCGCGCGCTCATCGGGAGCATGCCCACGGGTCCCACGGACACGGCCTGGCGGAGCCTGCTCAACGCCTGCCGGATCCACGGCGACATCGAGCTCGCCGAGCGCGCGCTGCGGGAGCTGGCGCGCCTCGGCGGCGCCGTCAACGCCGGCGACTACATAATCCTCGCGGACATGCACGCCAGGGCCGCGAACTGGGACGAGGCGGCCGCGCTCCGGACGGAGGCGGTGGAAAGGGGCCTAGCGCAGGCGCCGGGGTTCAGCGCCGTGGAGGTGCACGGCGAGATGCACCGGTTCACGTCGCAGGACCGGTCGCACCCCCGGACGGCCGACATCTACGAGATGCTCCACCAGATGGAGTGGCAGCTCCGGTTCGAGGGCTACAAGCCAGACACGTCGGAGGTGGCGCTGGACGCGGACGACGAGGAGAAGCGGAGCGCCGTCGCCGCCCACAGCCAGAAGCTGGCCATGGCGTTCGGGCTGCTCAGCACGCCGGAAGGCACTCCGGTGAGGGTCGTCACCAACCTCCGGATGAGCAAGGAGTGCCACGCCTACAGCGCGCTGATATCGGAGATCTTCGGGAGGGAGGTCGTGGTCAGGGACCGGAAGCGTTTCCACCGGTTCCGGCGTGGCACCTGCAGCTGCGGGAACTATTGGTAG